The nucleotide window AAAACATGGACTTTCCGAACGAACCTTACAGAGAAGATTTCAAAATTACGTAGGGCTTACTCCTAAACAATTTTCCTCTATCATTCGGTTTCAAACCAGCTTAAGTCAGTTAAACGGTGAAAAAAATCCTACTCTTACAGATGTTGCTTACGCAAGTGGGTATTCTGACCAGTCTCATTTTATACGCCAATTCAAATCCTTTACCAAACAAAAACCATTTCGATTTCGTGAAAAAATTTAGACTCTGTCGGGTTTGTTCAATTTTTAAATCTCTTTATCTTGTATTCTGAATGGTATGAAACCATTCACACTCATACTAGGATCCAGTGGAAAAACTGGGTCAAGAATTCTATCCAGATTGAAACAATCCGAATATCCTGTCCGATTGGGATCAAGAAACGCGAGTCCTACCTTTGACTGGGAAAAACCAGAAGGTTGGGATTTTGTCATCCAAGGGGTAAACCAAGTTTATATCAGTTTCCAACCTGACTTAGCCGTTCCTTCTTCACTTGCATCCATAAAACAGTTGGTGGATGTTTGTAAAAAAAACCAAGTGAAACGATTGGTTTTATTATCGGGAAGAGGGGAACCCGAAGCGAGAGCCTGTGAACAAGTGGTGCAAAACTCTGGTTTAGAATGGACCATTCTAAGAGCGAGTTGGTTCTGCCAAAATTTTAGTGAAGGGATGTTTTTAGATCAAATTTTAGGGGGAAGTATTTTATTTCCACAAGTTACCACCAAAGAGCCGTTTGTGGATCTAGATGATTTGGCAGATCTTGCTTTTGAGTCACTTACAACTGACAAACACTGCAACCAGTTGTATGAGCTCACAGGTCCCGAACTTTGGAACTTTCGAGATGCCTTTCAAACCATTGCAGAAGAGACTCACCAAACCATTCCTTTTGAAGAATTACCTTTAGATGTTTACATTCAAACCTTAAAAGAATGGGGACTTCCCGAAGATACCACTTGGCTCATAAACTATCTTTTTCGCACTGTTCTTGACGGTCGAAATGAATCGGTTGTGAGTGATCTGGAATTGGCACTGG belongs to Leptospira terpstrae serovar Hualin str. LT 11-33 = ATCC 700639 and includes:
- a CDS encoding SDR family oxidoreductase encodes the protein MKPFTLILGSSGKTGSRILSRLKQSEYPVRLGSRNASPTFDWEKPEGWDFVIQGVNQVYISFQPDLAVPSSLASIKQLVDVCKKNQVKRLVLLSGRGEPEARACEQVVQNSGLEWTILRASWFCQNFSEGMFLDQILGGSILFPQVTTKEPFVDLDDLADLAFESLTTDKHCNQLYELTGPELWNFRDAFQTIAEETHQTIPFEELPLDVYIQTLKEWGLPEDTTWLINYLFRTVLDGRNESVVSDLELALGRKPKDFRTYVKETAKTGIWKLPEKAI